One genomic window of Caenorhabditis elegans chromosome I includes the following:
- the T27C10.8 gene encoding Late endosomal/lysosomal adaptor and MAPK and MTOR activator 1 (Confirmed by transcript evidence) — translation MEEPMDHSGIMNDMMSSPDSMAVPKAYDYSTIVADRLNKPFDYKNAHCQPAIQLNKKSYEEILAQLEEISDESDDDDDELIELHASVGERSMKLMTNVPIVRAFNMAENSLERTEATKEETTNVVKMQ, via the exons ATGGAAGAACCAATGGATCACTCCGGTATTATGAACGATATGATGTCATCTCCAGATTCGATGGCCGTTCCGAAAGCTTATGACTACTCAACTATCGTTGCTGATAGATTG AATAAACCATTTGACTATAAGAATGCTCATTGTCAGCCAGCGATTCAGCTGAACAAGAAGTCGTACGAAGAGATTTTAGCTCAATTGGAAGAAATCTCAGATGAAAGtgatgacgatgatgatgagcTTATCGAACTTCACGCTTCTGTTGGAGAAAGATCTATGAAGCTTATG ACAAATGTTCCAATAGTTCGTGCCTTCAACATGGCGGAAAATAGTTTGGAACGAACAGAAGCGACTAAAGAGGAAACCACCAATGTTGTCAAAATGCAGTAG
- the mop-25.3 gene encoding MO25-like protein 3 (Confirmed by transcript evidence) codes for MSKALFRRFSSSSPSRNGPPLLTGDGETVTKAAKMLLKSLEAYMEIKSPEKLEEIGARVGTVWSSLFDIENVAAPQKKYELAEELLFRPDIMRLLLIAFRLVHIDVKRKIRDLYMFITTWCSNDAPDSSVPRTRSKTKFTPKVRDLLFHCRYEIVDIVDEGYDMPASIGFYNDIIREFVTDDFCLTSLFEDNGQDSNNIQHRNDGCIWSIFDRLMNTNKFRDFDVIQGTFDTLQIIFFTNHESANNFIKNNLPRFMQTLHKLIACSNFFIQAKSFKFLNELFTAQTNYETRSLWMAEPAFIKLVVLAIQSNKHAVRSRAVSILEIFIRNPRNSPEVHEFIGRNRNVLIAFFFNSAPIHYYQGSPNEKEDAQYARMAYKLLNWDMQRPFTQEQLQDFEEGWTHQKKMREEQLVRTCFHDNNPRLPKVNHVYRTRIIPNQQFLREPLKFGNPFRQ; via the exons ATGTCAAAAGCTCTATTTCGTCGATTCTCGAGCTCTTCACCATCTCGAAATGGACCACCATTGCTCACAGGCGACGGCGAGACTGTAACAAAAGCAGCGAAAATGTTGCTCAAATCTCTCGAAGCATATATGGAAATCAAGTCGCcggaaaaattagaagaaattgGAGCTCGCGTTGGAACTGTGTGGAGCAGCTTATTCGACATAGAAAATGTGGCGGCTCCGcagaaaaaatatgagctCGCCGAGGAACTACTTTTCAGACCAGATATTATGAGGCTGCTATTGATCGCTTTTAGATTGGTTCATATTGATGTTAAAagg aaaattcgtgATCTCTACATGTTCATCACAACATGGTGCTCAAATGATGCTCCGGATAGTTCCGTTCCAAGAACTCGTTCAAAGACTAAATTTACACCAAAAGTTCGcgatcttctttttcattgCCGTTATGAAATTGTGGATATTGTGGATGAGGGATACGATATGCCTGCCAGTATTGGTTTTTATAATGATATTATTCGAGAATTTGTGACCGATGATTTTTGTTTGACG tcgCTATTCGAAGACAACGGACAAGATTCGAATAATATTCAACATCGCAACGATGGATGTATTTGGTCAATATTCGATCGATTGATGAATACTAATAAATTCAGAGACTTCGATGTGATTCAAGGAACATTCGACACTTTGCAG ataattttctTCACAAATCATGAATCGGCGAACAACTTCATCAAGAACAATTTGCCAAGATTCATGCAAACTCTTCATAAACTCATTGCTTGCTCCAACTTCTTCATTCAAGCAAAATCATTCAAATTCTTGAATGAGCTCTTCACTGCTCAAACAAACTATGAAACTCGTTCCCTTTGGATGGCCGAACCCGCATTCATCAAGCTAGTCGTCCTGGCTATACAGAGCAATAAACATGCCGTTCGATCTCGAGCCGTCTCGATTTTGGAGATATTTATTAGAAATCCACGCAATTCGCCGGAAGTTCACGAGTTCATTGGTAGAAATCGAAATGTTTTG ATTGCATTCTTCTTCAACTCAGCCCCAATTCACTACTATCAGGGAAGtccaaatgaaaaagaagatgcTCAATATGCTCGGATGGCTTATAAGTTGCTCAATTGGGATATGCAGAGACCATTCACCCAGGAACAATTACAAGATTTTGAGGAGGGATGGACGCATCAAAAGAAAATGCGAGAAG aacaactcGTCCGAACTTGCTTCCACGACAATAATCCAAGACTTCCGAAAGTGAATCACGTCTACCGTACCCGCATCATCCCGAACCAACAATTCCTCCGTGAACCATTAAAATTCGGAAATCCGTTCCGTCAATAA
- the srt-62 gene encoding Serpentine Receptor, class T (Confirmed by transcript evidence), which produces MQLPDELEMSESGRTIQSDWIIGILMMIVSMSCAIAYYLILSIIYKDKELFRMASYRFMFFLGIFDVFQCLPHFVTGIFTIKQSVFHPALAKAMGMIATPCYVTFTLLTIFLSFNRFIQLSSPTLENLFFGGRRWMIWIGIATSFWVLFVLALASPWATIRYIPDWYSWDYDTNLPYSHIVQKIEMCIEIGGIFVSAFFYILIIIRLLNTKKKYLISKNYNAEVKILIQATVITVYCTVLNVLWHNYSWMLPQHLWSYTALNFMWICNSAVHPIIYFIVNKALRHKIGVKRTGTALGPVSVFEHKHKMETRTDHTMVSVKY; this is translated from the exons ATGCAGCTCCCAGATGAACTAGAAATGTCTGAAAGTGGAAGAACAATCCAATCTGATTGGATTATCGGAATTTTAATGATGATTGTTTCAATGTCATGTGCAATTgcttattatttaattttatcg ATCATCTACAAAGACAAGGAGCTTTTCCGAATGGCTAGTTATCgattcatgttttttcttggaattttcgaTGTATTCCAGTGCCTACCACATTTTGTTACAGGAATTTTTACTATAAAACAATCAGTTTTCCATCCAGCACTTGCTAAA gcaaTGGGAATGATTGCTACTCCATGTTATGTTACTTTCACCCTTTTGACTATATTTTTATCTTTTAATCGATTTATTCAATTATCATCACCTACactcgaaaatttattttttggaggaAGGCGGTGGATG atttggatAGGAATCGCCACCTCATTCTGGGTTCTCTTCGTATTGGCATTAGCTTCGCCTTGGGCAACAATCCGTTATATTCCTGATTGGTATTCGTGGGATTATGACACAAACCTACCGTACTCCCATATTgtccagaaaattgaaatgtgtATTGAAATTGGCGGGATTTTCGTGTCTGCTTTCTTCTATATTTTGATTATTATTCGATTATTGAACACAAAGAAAAAGTACTTGATCTCGAAAAATTACAATGCAGAGGTCAAGATTTTGATTCAAGCTACAGTAATTACAGTTTATTGTACTGTGCTCAATGTGCTATGGCATAATTATTCG TGGATGCTTCCTCAACATTTATGGAGCTATACAGCATTGAACTTTATGTGGATATGCAATAGTGCAGTACatccaattatttattttattgttaatAA AGCCCTGCGTCATAAAATTGGTGTAAAACGGACTGGAACCGCGTTGGGACCTGTTTCAGTATTCGAACATAAGCACAAAATGGAAACACGCACAGATCATACAATGGTTTCTgttaaatattga